Proteins encoded within one genomic window of Chthonomonadales bacterium:
- a CDS encoding glycosyltransferase family 4 protein has protein sequence MSGRLGEMARKVPRGLRKLWWTAGVLAENARGARSPTHSVAVLDDLFPSPLSGFRMAEYGTYLQAFRDAVVYTSAATQIGEYRSYAELVADYAREWPELAPRVLRHHSLRRLRARLGYTMFLNNAVGFVDAFDRSRVPFVFTLYPGGGFRLDDPASDRKLERVLGSPWCRRVIATQTITRDYLERRGLCRAEHVAFIYGCPLPPGGCGDVPAERPRFGMGKPTLDICFVAHRYMPGGADKGYDVFCAAARAIGGAVPEARFHVVGGFDSSDGDLAALGERVRFQGPRESAFLAPFYAGMDLILSPNAPSLLGPGAFDGFPTASCMEAGRAGVAVFCTDPLGLNVAFEDGREIVLIGRDADAIAEQVLAYRGCPERLAAIGAAGMAAFRRAFGADAQIAPRIRLLTEELN, from the coding sequence GTGAGCGGGCGGCTGGGAGAGATGGCGCGCAAGGTGCCGCGCGGCCTGCGCAAGCTCTGGTGGACGGCGGGCGTGCTCGCGGAGAACGCCCGCGGCGCTCGATCGCCCACGCACAGCGTCGCGGTGCTGGACGATCTGTTCCCGAGCCCGCTCTCCGGATTTCGGATGGCGGAGTACGGCACGTATCTGCAGGCGTTTCGCGATGCCGTGGTGTACACGAGCGCGGCCACGCAGATCGGTGAGTACCGCTCCTACGCCGAGCTCGTCGCCGACTACGCGCGTGAGTGGCCCGAGCTCGCCCCGCGCGTGCTTCGCCACCACTCGCTGCGTCGCCTGCGCGCCCGCCTCGGCTACACCATGTTCCTGAACAACGCCGTCGGGTTCGTCGACGCGTTCGATCGCTCGCGCGTGCCGTTCGTCTTCACGCTCTACCCGGGCGGCGGCTTCCGCCTGGACGACCCGGCGTCCGACCGAAAGCTGGAGCGGGTCCTCGGCTCTCCGTGGTGTCGCCGCGTGATCGCCACGCAGACGATCACGCGCGACTACCTCGAGCGCCGCGGGCTGTGCCGCGCCGAGCATGTGGCGTTCATCTACGGGTGTCCGCTTCCACCTGGCGGTTGCGGCGACGTACCCGCGGAGCGGCCCCGGTTCGGGATGGGCAAGCCCACGCTCGACATCTGTTTCGTGGCGCACCGCTACATGCCGGGCGGCGCCGACAAGGGCTACGACGTGTTCTGCGCCGCCGCGCGCGCGATCGGCGGGGCGGTGCCCGAGGCGCGCTTCCACGTCGTCGGCGGCTTCGACTCGAGCGACGGAGACCTGGCCGCGCTCGGGGAGCGGGTGCGGTTTCAGGGGCCGCGCGAGTCGGCGTTCCTGGCGCCGTTCTACGCGGGGATGGACCTGATCCTGTCGCCGAACGCTCCGTCCCTTCTTGGGCCCGGCGCGTTCGATGGCTTTCCGACGGCGAGTTGCATGGAGGCCGGCCGGGCCGGCGTCGCCGTGTTCTGCACCGACCCGCTCGGCCTCAACGTGGCATTCGAGGACGGGCGCGAGATCGTGCTGATCGGCCGCGATGCCGACGCGATCGCGGAGCAGGTGCTCGCCTATCGCGGCTGCCCCGAGCGCCTCGCCGCCATCGGCGCGGCCGGCATGGCCGCCTTTCGGCGGGCCTTCGGCGCCGACGCCCAGATCGCGCCGAGAATCCGGCTGCTGACGGAGGAGCTGAACTGA
- a CDS encoding class I SAM-dependent methyltransferase: protein MPDTLLEDVRSLLGEIPLDFGGGCSVFKAYLMAWLIRKHGVTESVDIGVYRGRSLFPQALAHRATGGRVYGVDPWEAGEVMEHDNAELREQIRRFVETTDFGAIYRSVDDFRVSHGLADHCVLVRKTSQEAAEEFRGRGASFGLIHVDGNHDTRLVVQDVQLYLPLLREGGFMVLDDASWGSVQPALRLLEQSAQPLFALTDREKANDFAVFWKGGSRMDALGLRLALRRLPRA from the coding sequence ATGCCCGACACGCTGCTGGAGGACGTCCGCTCGCTGCTCGGGGAGATCCCGCTCGACTTCGGGGGCGGCTGCAGTGTGTTCAAGGCTTACCTGATGGCCTGGCTGATCCGCAAGCACGGCGTGACGGAGAGCGTTGACATCGGGGTCTACCGTGGCCGCTCGCTCTTCCCACAGGCGCTGGCGCACAGGGCGACGGGTGGGCGAGTGTACGGCGTCGATCCGTGGGAGGCCGGCGAGGTGATGGAGCACGACAACGCCGAACTCCGCGAGCAGATCCGCCGCTTCGTGGAGACGACCGACTTCGGGGCCATCTATCGGTCGGTCGACGACTTCCGAGTGTCGCATGGTCTTGCCGACCACTGCGTGTTGGTCCGGAAGACCTCGCAGGAGGCCGCCGAGGAGTTTCGCGGCCGTGGCGCGTCGTTCGGCCTCATTCACGTTGACGGCAACCACGACACCCGCCTGGTGGTTCAGGATGTGCAGCTCTACCTTCCGCTGCTGCGCGAAGGCGGCTTCATGGTGCTCGACGACGCCTCGTGGGGATCGGTGCAACCCGCGCTGCGCCTGCTGGAGCAGTCGGCGCAGCCCCTGTTCGCCTTGACGGACCGCGAGAAGGCCAACGACTTCGCCGTCTTCTGGAAGGGCGGCTCGCGGATGGACGCGCTCGGGCTGCGCCTGGCTCTCCGCCGGCTTCCGAGGGCGTAG
- the pruA gene encoding L-glutamate gamma-semialdehyde dehydrogenase — MLSAYANEPYVDFREDGPRERMQAALRAVEAEFGRHYPLLIGGEYVCAEDPVESTNPANPAQVVGVVSRARSQHVERAMAAAWGAFPAWSATDPDVRARYLLKAAAIVRRRIYEFSAVLVYEVSKSWAEAYADTAEAIDFMEFYAREMMRLKGAHPTTPFAGEENEVRYVPLGVGAVISPWNFPLAIMAGMTTAAIVTGNTVLLKPASQSPVVAARFVDVLREASLPAGVVNFVPGSGAEIGDALVDHPRTRFVAFTGSKEVGLRIFQRAAAVHPGQVWLKRTILEMGGKDAVIVDEDADLDDAADGVVASAFGYQGQKCSACSRLIAHTAIHDDLLARVVERTRGLVLGDPTDARTQMGAVIDAGARRKIEGYIALAATEGRVVYGGGTPTAPGPGHFVSPTIVADLSPESRIAQEEIFGPVLAVLRAESFEHALKIANGTEFGLTGAVYSRSREHLERARHEFHVGNLYLNRKCTGALVDVQPFGGFNMSGTDSKAGGRDYLSLFTQAKSVAERW, encoded by the coding sequence GTGCTCTCTGCGTATGCCAACGAGCCCTACGTCGATTTCCGCGAGGACGGCCCGCGCGAGCGTATGCAGGCGGCCCTGCGCGCCGTCGAGGCCGAGTTCGGCCGGCACTACCCGCTGCTGATCGGCGGGGAGTACGTGTGCGCGGAGGACCCCGTCGAGTCGACCAACCCGGCGAACCCCGCCCAGGTGGTCGGCGTGGTGAGCCGGGCGCGCTCGCAGCATGTTGAGCGTGCCATGGCGGCCGCGTGGGGCGCGTTCCCGGCCTGGAGCGCGACGGATCCCGACGTGCGGGCTCGCTACCTGCTGAAGGCGGCGGCCATCGTGCGCCGCCGAATCTATGAGTTCTCCGCGGTGCTCGTCTACGAGGTGAGTAAGTCGTGGGCGGAGGCCTACGCCGACACGGCGGAGGCCATCGACTTCATGGAGTTCTACGCCCGCGAGATGATGCGGCTCAAGGGCGCCCATCCAACCACCCCGTTCGCCGGCGAGGAGAACGAGGTGCGCTACGTGCCGCTCGGCGTCGGCGCCGTCATCTCTCCCTGGAACTTCCCGCTGGCCATCATGGCGGGAATGACGACGGCCGCGATCGTCACGGGCAACACGGTGCTGCTCAAGCCGGCGTCGCAGTCGCCCGTCGTGGCGGCGCGCTTTGTGGACGTGCTCCGCGAGGCGTCGCTCCCCGCCGGCGTGGTCAACTTCGTACCCGGCTCGGGCGCCGAGATCGGCGATGCCCTGGTCGACCACCCGCGTACACGCTTCGTGGCGTTCACTGGCTCCAAGGAGGTCGGCCTGCGCATCTTCCAGCGCGCCGCCGCCGTGCATCCGGGCCAGGTCTGGCTGAAGCGAACCATCCTCGAGATGGGCGGCAAAGACGCGGTCATCGTTGACGAGGACGCCGACCTGGATGACGCCGCGGACGGCGTCGTGGCCTCCGCCTTCGGCTACCAGGGGCAGAAGTGCTCGGCCTGCTCCCGCCTGATCGCCCACACCGCCATCCACGATGACCTGCTCGCCCGCGTGGTCGAGCGCACGCGCGGCCTGGTTTTGGGCGACCCGACCGACGCGCGAACCCAGATGGGCGCGGTCATCGACGCCGGCGCCAGGCGCAAGATCGAGGGGTACATCGCGCTCGCCGCCACCGAGGGACGGGTGGTCTATGGCGGCGGGACTCCGACCGCGCCGGGCCCCGGCCATTTCGTCTCCCCGACGATCGTCGCCGATCTCTCGCCCGAGTCACGCATCGCGCAGGAGGAGATCTTTGGCCCCGTTCTCGCCGTTCTCCGCGCCGAGAGCTTTGAGCACGCGCTCAAGATCGCCAACGGCACCGAGTTCGGGCTGACAGGCGCCGTCTACTCCCGAAGCCGCGAGCACCTGGAGCGCGCGCGGCACGAGTTCCACGTGGGCAACCTCTATCTGAACCGCAAGTGCACCGGGGCGCTCGTCGACGTTCAGCCGTTTGGCGGGTTCAACATGAGCGGCACCGACAGCAAGGCTGGCGGCCGTGACTACCTTTCCCTCTTCACGCAGGCCAAGTCGGTCGCGGAGCGCTGGTAA
- a CDS encoding SAM-dependent methyltransferase — translation MLDADHLRALMSPAGEALVAAASMAEGDVVRRLSALRRVAPPGLAAAALELADLRLRATRRFPAAGRMYLTRAGLEQASSAAVAAWRAARFPAGVATLDLCCGIGGDTMALAGRGPVIGFDLDMAHVLCAKANASAAGHSRVEVARADVTGLRLRGEAAFLDPSRRPDGRRERRADRYAPPLEWVRDVAPRVGSLAVKVSPALDDAVLAGFGARLEFVSEAGECKEAVLWIGDAGPAHARCASVLPAGVTLAADPDARPPSIGAPKAWLYDPDPAVVRAHAIADLAARIDASLLDSRIAYLTGDNECGTPFAEAFRVLEWLPFGLRALRSRLAALDLRAVSVKRRGVPMEPADVLRALPREGDRPAVIVLTRVAGRPAALICDGPVALAPAAADMGFLP, via the coding sequence ATGCTCGATGCCGACCACCTTCGCGCGCTCATGTCGCCGGCCGGCGAGGCGCTCGTGGCAGCCGCGTCGATGGCCGAGGGCGACGTGGTCCGGCGCCTCTCGGCGCTACGACGCGTCGCGCCGCCTGGCCTGGCGGCGGCCGCGCTTGAGTTGGCGGACCTGCGCCTGCGCGCCACCCGGCGCTTTCCGGCAGCAGGGCGTATGTACCTCACGCGCGCCGGGCTCGAGCAGGCGAGCAGCGCCGCGGTTGCCGCCTGGCGCGCCGCGCGTTTCCCGGCGGGCGTCGCCACGCTTGACCTCTGCTGCGGCATCGGGGGCGACACGATGGCGCTGGCAGGCCGGGGCCCGGTCATCGGCTTCGACCTGGACATGGCCCACGTTCTCTGCGCGAAAGCCAATGCCTCGGCCGCTGGCCACTCCAGGGTGGAAGTCGCGCGGGCCGACGTTACTGGCCTGCGCCTGCGCGGCGAGGCCGCCTTCCTTGACCCATCGCGCCGTCCCGACGGACGGCGCGAGCGCCGCGCCGACCGCTACGCCCCGCCGCTCGAGTGGGTCCGCGATGTCGCGCCGCGCGTCGGCAGCCTGGCCGTCAAGGTGTCGCCCGCTCTCGACGACGCCGTCCTCGCCGGCTTCGGCGCCCGGTTGGAGTTCGTGTCGGAGGCGGGCGAATGCAAGGAGGCCGTGCTCTGGATCGGCGATGCCGGGCCGGCACACGCGCGCTGTGCGAGCGTCCTGCCCGCCGGCGTGACGCTCGCGGCGGACCCTGACGCGCGCCCGCCGTCCATCGGCGCGCCGAAGGCATGGCTCTACGATCCGGACCCGGCCGTCGTTCGCGCGCACGCGATCGCCGACCTGGCCGCGCGGATCGACGCCTCGCTCCTGGATTCGCGCATCGCGTATCTCACGGGCGACAACGAGTGTGGCACCCCGTTCGCGGAGGCGTTTCGTGTTCTGGAGTGGCTGCCGTTCGGCCTGCGGGCGCTCCGAAGCCGACTTGCCGCGCTCGACCTCCGCGCCGTCTCCGTGAAGCGCCGCGGCGTCCCGATGGAGCCCGCGGACGTGCTGCGGGCGCTTCCGCGCGAGGGGGATCGGCCCGCCGTGATCGTTCTGACCCGCGTCGCGGGGAGACCCGCCGCGCTCATCTGCGACGGGCCCGTCGCCCTCGCGCCGGCCGCCGCGGACATGGGGTTCTTGCCATGA
- a CDS encoding FGGY-family carbohydrate kinase: MTDLLLAHDVGTTGAKTTLFDSSGALVASSFAPYPTHRPGPGAEEQDPNDWWEAVCRGTRAVLSEHPGASGRIAAVGMCAMMNGCVLVDTTGAHVRPALIHADIRSAEAAQRIAADVGWRRAYQLSGHRVAPYYTLAKLAWLSEHEPATMRRARWCVQAKDCLASRLTGVVGVTDPSDASLTGMLNMASGRWSDELIGAGRIERRLLPDIVPSTAVVGHVTQRAAAETGLLKGTPVVLGGGDGACATAGAGAVRPGDAYHYLGGTSWIASLSARYVPDSAARVSVLLGLAPGMYVTYGTVQTASAAVDWFRSAIGVGEREPGEDEHAALDRLVAGSPPGANGLMFLPYLQGERAPIWDPHARGAFIGLTPAHTRADLARAVMEGVALALTSVLAVFEEKGAAPGAIRVLGGGMRYAVWRGILASAYNRPLHVLTRLLQATSSGAAMAAGVGVGLYPDLAAAAPLFAAVGSHETPDPGAAALYARLAPFYRSLHPALAERFVALSALAP, translated from the coding sequence ATGACAGACCTCCTGCTTGCCCATGACGTCGGCACCACTGGCGCCAAGACCACGCTCTTCGACTCTTCCGGCGCCCTGGTCGCGTCGAGCTTCGCTCCCTACCCCACGCACCGCCCCGGGCCGGGCGCCGAGGAGCAGGACCCGAATGACTGGTGGGAAGCCGTCTGCCGCGGCACCCGGGCGGTCCTCTCCGAGCATCCGGGCGCGTCGGGACGGATCGCCGCGGTCGGGATGTGCGCGATGATGAACGGCTGCGTGCTGGTGGACACCACCGGCGCGCACGTTCGCCCTGCGCTGATCCACGCCGACATCCGCTCCGCCGAGGCGGCTCAGCGCATCGCGGCGGACGTGGGCTGGCGGCGTGCCTACCAGCTCAGCGGGCATCGCGTGGCGCCCTACTACACGCTCGCCAAGCTCGCGTGGCTCAGCGAGCACGAGCCAGCCACCATGCGCCGCGCGCGCTGGTGCGTGCAGGCCAAGGACTGTCTCGCCAGCCGGCTGACCGGCGTGGTTGGCGTTACCGACCCGTCGGACGCGTCGCTGACCGGGATGCTGAACATGGCGAGCGGCCGCTGGTCCGACGAGCTCATTGGAGCCGGCCGGATCGAGCGGAGGCTGCTGCCGGACATCGTGCCGTCGACGGCGGTGGTGGGCCATGTCACGCAGCGCGCGGCGGCGGAGACCGGCCTGTTGAAGGGAACTCCGGTGGTGCTCGGCGGAGGCGACGGCGCCTGTGCGACGGCCGGAGCGGGCGCCGTGCGCCCGGGCGATGCCTACCACTACCTGGGCGGCACGTCGTGGATCGCCTCGCTCAGCGCCCGCTACGTGCCCGACTCGGCGGCGCGCGTCTCGGTCCTGCTCGGGCTGGCGCCCGGCATGTACGTGACGTATGGCACCGTGCAGACGGCCTCGGCAGCCGTGGACTGGTTCCGATCCGCCATCGGGGTGGGGGAGCGCGAGCCGGGCGAGGACGAGCACGCCGCGCTCGATCGGCTCGTCGCGGGCTCGCCGCCGGGCGCGAACGGCCTCATGTTCCTTCCCTACCTCCAGGGCGAGCGCGCGCCCATATGGGACCCGCACGCTCGCGGCGCCTTCATCGGCCTGACGCCCGCGCACACGCGGGCCGACCTCGCGCGGGCCGTGATGGAGGGCGTGGCGCTGGCGCTCACCAGCGTGCTGGCCGTGTTCGAGGAGAAGGGGGCCGCTCCGGGCGCGATCCGCGTGCTGGGCGGAGGCATGCGTTACGCCGTGTGGCGCGGCATCCTCGCCTCGGCCTACAACCGCCCGCTGCACGTCCTGACCAGGCTGCTCCAGGCGACCTCGAGCGGAGCCGCGATGGCCGCCGGAGTCGGCGTGGGGCTCTATCCGGACCTCGCGGCCGCCGCGCCGCTGTTCGCGGCGGTCGGCTCGCACGAGACTCCGGATCCCGGGGCGGCCGCGCTCTACGCCCGCCTGGCCCCGTTCTATCGCTCCCTGCACCCGGCGCTGGCGGAGCGGTTCGTCGCGCTCAGCGCCCTCGCGCCGTGA
- a CDS encoding response regulator encodes MTPTSRPVEPRAATAAEPAAARTRAATRMTVMAAGLALVAILATVAVGYDRMAPAAPAAVQCARLRACAAEMEALAWRAGAPGALATEGRLRAEARALLQSLAVNEPRGQGGSRTRGAFAAYARTVRAAVASGLPPGPAEAAGIAQGHERLRRELAHEEAAIGRSVRVAGRRSAGLVALAVAVAGAALLLALAAANAFYRRSLHRGAAAESARRSEARLHSLLQHASDVVAVIGGDGLLAYVSPSVATMLGQDPAALLGTAPGAHAHPDDARAVSDLLAAALASREPRRAELRLMRSDGAWRTFDVIAQDVSSDPDVGGVLVTAHDVTERRAADQATARALDRQHRLARLAAAVASQASLNDVLRLVRDAVVEAGGFDRAGVFLYDAESATAIGSWGTDREGLACDERGEIMALGEGRQSPLRIVLEGRAEYSLVDDLAAMADLPPGHPMYGVRANAAVPLRADGVVVGAIAVDNLITQRPISPADVAGLLPFAEQAAVAVQNARLRDAARSELAERERAEEELRRRAAELEAAHRRASLQATLLARQTRELASARDQALASTRAKSQFLANMSHEIRTPMNGIIGMTGLLLETRLDGEQADYAEAVRASAEALLGLINDILDFSRIEAGKLSLDSAGFSLRTVIEEVADLLGPRAHDRNVELACRVPPGFPEHVVGDAGRVRQVLTNLVSNAVKFTEHGEVVVEATAVESADEDPVVKLSVRDTGIGIAQDRLDAIFESFTQADGSTTRQYGGTGLGLTISRQLVELMGGQIGCESQAGQGSTFWFTLRLPLQPERTADTAPPDVLAGSRVLVVDDNETNRRILVEQLRSWRCQPIAAASGPEALEALRAPADRSFVAVLMDMHMPAMDGVQAATALRGAGLPGATPILLLSSAGGRSAVDAADAPVFAATLTKPVRPSALRQALEQALHTVGAASSARSGASLTATPVADLGLRVLLAEDNAVNQKVALRMLERWGCRADAVSNGREAISALASVPYDLVLMDVQMPEMDGLAATAAIRAAEGGGRRVPIIAMTAHAMEGDRERCLEAGMDGYIAKPVRPQELLEALRGCTKATARRAA; translated from the coding sequence ATGACGCCCACGAGCCGTCCCGTCGAGCCGCGTGCCGCGACCGCCGCCGAACCGGCCGCGGCGCGAACGCGCGCCGCGACCCGAATGACCGTCATGGCGGCGGGCCTCGCGCTGGTCGCCATCCTGGCAACCGTCGCGGTCGGCTACGACCGCATGGCCCCGGCTGCCCCGGCAGCCGTCCAGTGCGCCCGGCTCCGCGCGTGCGCCGCGGAGATGGAGGCACTGGCATGGCGCGCGGGGGCGCCTGGCGCCCTGGCCACCGAAGGGCGGCTTCGGGCGGAGGCTCGCGCCCTCCTCCAGTCGCTCGCGGTGAACGAGCCCCGAGGCCAGGGAGGCTCCAGAACGCGAGGCGCGTTCGCCGCCTACGCACGGACGGTACGGGCTGCGGTCGCCAGCGGGCTGCCGCCTGGTCCCGCCGAGGCCGCCGGCATCGCGCAAGGACACGAGCGCTTGCGGCGGGAGTTGGCCCATGAGGAGGCCGCGATCGGCCGGTCCGTACGCGTCGCGGGGAGACGATCGGCCGGCCTTGTCGCGCTCGCCGTCGCCGTCGCGGGCGCCGCGCTCCTCCTGGCGCTCGCCGCCGCCAATGCGTTCTATCGCCGATCGCTGCATCGTGGGGCCGCGGCCGAATCGGCCCGCCGGAGCGAAGCCCGGCTGCACAGCCTGCTTCAGCATGCGTCAGACGTCGTCGCTGTCATCGGAGGCGACGGCCTCCTCGCCTACGTGAGCCCGTCCGTGGCGACCATGCTCGGGCAGGACCCCGCCGCGCTACTCGGCACGGCTCCCGGGGCCCACGCTCACCCGGACGATGCAAGGGCGGTCAGCGACCTGCTCGCGGCGGCCCTCGCCTCGCGCGAGCCGCGGCGGGCCGAATTGCGCCTGATGCGAAGCGACGGCGCGTGGCGGACCTTCGACGTGATCGCCCAGGACGTGTCCAGCGACCCGGACGTGGGGGGAGTGTTGGTGACCGCGCACGACGTAACCGAGCGCCGGGCTGCCGACCAGGCGACTGCGCGCGCGCTGGATCGGCAGCACCGTCTCGCGCGGCTGGCGGCAGCCGTGGCGTCACAGGCCTCGCTGAACGACGTGCTGCGGCTCGTGCGCGACGCCGTCGTGGAGGCGGGCGGGTTCGATCGCGCGGGCGTGTTTCTCTACGACGCTGAGTCGGCCACCGCCATCGGCTCCTGGGGTACGGACCGCGAGGGCCTCGCGTGCGACGAGCGCGGCGAGATCATGGCGCTGGGCGAGGGCCGGCAGAGCCCGCTGCGCATCGTCCTGGAGGGCCGCGCGGAGTACTCGCTCGTCGACGATCTGGCGGCCATGGCCGACCTACCGCCCGGGCACCCGATGTACGGGGTCCGCGCCAACGCGGCCGTGCCGCTGCGCGCCGATGGTGTCGTGGTGGGCGCGATCGCCGTGGACAATCTGATCACGCAGCGCCCAATCTCCCCGGCCGACGTGGCCGGCCTCCTCCCGTTCGCCGAGCAGGCCGCCGTCGCCGTGCAGAACGCCCGCCTTCGCGACGCCGCGCGGAGTGAGTTGGCCGAGCGAGAGCGGGCCGAGGAGGAGTTGAGACGGCGCGCTGCCGAACTGGAGGCGGCGCATCGCCGCGCGTCGCTGCAGGCGACGCTCCTTGCGCGGCAGACCCGCGAGCTCGCCAGCGCGCGCGACCAGGCGCTGGCGTCGACCCGCGCCAAGAGCCAGTTCCTGGCCAACATGAGCCACGAGATACGCACGCCGATGAACGGCATCATCGGGATGACCGGGCTCTTGCTCGAAACGCGCCTCGACGGCGAGCAGGCGGACTACGCCGAGGCGGTGCGAGCCAGCGCGGAGGCGCTTCTCGGGCTCATCAATGACATCCTTGACTTCTCGAGGATCGAGGCCGGCAAGCTGTCTCTCGACAGCGCCGGCTTCAGCCTGCGAACCGTCATCGAGGAGGTGGCCGACTTGCTCGGCCCGCGCGCCCACGATCGGAATGTCGAACTCGCCTGCCGAGTGCCCCCGGGCTTCCCGGAGCACGTCGTCGGCGATGCCGGCCGCGTTCGCCAGGTACTCACCAATCTGGTCTCCAACGCCGTGAAGTTCACCGAGCACGGCGAGGTCGTCGTCGAGGCCACCGCCGTCGAGAGCGCCGACGAGGACCCCGTGGTCAAGCTCTCCGTGCGCGACACGGGCATCGGCATCGCCCAGGATCGGCTGGACGCGATCTTCGAGAGCTTCACGCAGGCCGACGGGAGCACGACGCGACAGTACGGAGGAACGGGGCTCGGCCTGACCATCAGCCGTCAACTCGTCGAGCTGATGGGCGGCCAGATCGGGTGCGAGAGCCAGGCCGGGCAGGGCAGCACGTTCTGGTTCACGCTGCGCCTGCCGCTCCAGCCGGAGCGCACCGCCGACACCGCTCCGCCAGACGTCCTGGCAGGCTCCCGCGTGCTCGTGGTGGACGACAACGAGACGAACCGGCGCATCCTTGTCGAGCAGCTCCGCTCCTGGCGATGCCAGCCCATCGCCGCGGCAAGCGGGCCCGAGGCACTCGAGGCGCTTCGCGCGCCGGCCGACAGGAGCTTCGTGGCCGTGCTGATGGACATGCACATGCCGGCGATGGACGGCGTGCAGGCGGCGACCGCGCTACGGGGGGCCGGCCTGCCCGGCGCCACGCCGATCCTTCTGCTCTCCTCGGCCGGCGGCAGGTCGGCGGTCGACGCGGCGGACGCTCCGGTCTTCGCGGCCACCCTTACCAAGCCGGTCCGCCCGTCGGCGCTCCGGCAGGCCCTCGAGCAGGCGCTCCATACGGTTGGCGCCGCCTCGAGCGCCCGCTCTGGGGCGAGTCTCACGGCCACGCCCGTCGCCGACCTGGGCCTGCGCGTCCTCCTCGCCGAGGACAACGCGGTTAACCAGAAGGTGGCCCTGCGCATGTTGGAGCGGTGGGGATGCCGGGCCGACGCGGTCTCGAACGGGCGCGAGGCGATCTCGGCGCTCGCGTCCGTGCCCTATGACCTGGTCCTGATGGATGTGCAGATGCCCGAGATGGACGGCCTCGCCGCCACGGCCGCGATTCGAGCCGCGGAGGGCGGCGGCCGTCGTGTCCCGATCATCGCGATGACGGCGCACGCGATGGAGGGCGACCGGGAGCGCTGCCTGGAGGCCGGCATGGACGGCTACATCGCCAAGCCCGTGCGCCCTCAGGAGCTGCTGGAGGCGCTCCGAGGCTGCACGAAGGCGACGGCGCGCCGGGCGGCGTAG
- a CDS encoding cyclic nucleotide-binding domain-containing protein — protein sequence MAGLAPELAKHPLFEGLADDHLATVADCANEARFAVGEPIFHEGEAADRFYVIRSGRVTVEVFRLDQGPIVVQELASGDLLGWSWLVPPYRWRFDARAREETLAFAIDGRSLRAKCDQDPSLGYALLRRIAAAMERRLMGARQELLKVSAGVP from the coding sequence ATGGCCGGCTTAGCACCTGAGCTCGCCAAGCACCCGCTCTTCGAGGGTCTCGCAGACGACCATCTTGCCACGGTGGCGGACTGCGCCAACGAGGCCCGCTTCGCGGTCGGCGAACCCATCTTCCACGAAGGTGAGGCGGCCGACCGCTTCTACGTGATCCGGTCCGGGCGGGTCACCGTCGAGGTGTTCCGACTTGACCAGGGCCCGATCGTCGTCCAGGAGCTCGCATCCGGAGACCTGCTGGGCTGGTCGTGGCTCGTTCCCCCGTACCGGTGGCGCTTCGACGCGCGCGCTCGCGAGGAGACGCTCGCGTTCGCTATCGACGGCCGCTCTCTGCGCGCCAAGTGCGACCAGGACCCGTCGCTCGGCTACGCGCTCCTGCGCCGCATCGCCGCTGCCATGGAGCGCCGACTGATGGGAGCCCGCCAGGAGCTCCTCAAGGTGAGCGCCGGCGTCCCCTGA
- a CDS encoding stage 0 sporulation family protein, with product MPEAVGVAFKRVAKSYWFAHGDLELCEFERVIVETSRGLEIGTVRVTARTVPTDEIQAPLRSVVRIATQTDLDQEKRNKERARDAMQVCAARVKHHHLPMKLLQAEYTFDASQTTIYFAAENRVDFRELVKDLSGSLRCRVQLYQVGARDEAKILGGIGPCGLTLCCSTFLTEFAPISMKMAKDQSLFLNPVKFSGVCGKLMCCLRYEHDNYVETKQRLPQIGDLVMTPRGQGRVLEVNIVRENVLVQLTESEVHLTFGAGEVTPQRTERCPSCKGCSVGRMQSDYDDAAAEPPT from the coding sequence ATGCCGGAGGCCGTCGGCGTCGCGTTCAAGCGCGTCGCCAAATCCTACTGGTTCGCCCACGGGGACCTGGAGCTTTGCGAGTTCGAGCGCGTGATCGTCGAGACCTCGCGCGGCCTCGAGATTGGCACGGTGCGCGTCACCGCGCGCACCGTGCCGACGGACGAGATCCAGGCCCCACTCCGGTCCGTCGTGCGCATCGCCACCCAGACCGACCTGGACCAGGAGAAGCGCAACAAGGAGCGCGCCCGCGACGCCATGCAGGTCTGCGCCGCGCGCGTGAAGCACCACCACCTGCCGATGAAGCTGCTCCAGGCCGAGTACACCTTCGACGCGAGCCAGACCACCATCTATTTCGCGGCCGAGAACCGCGTTGATTTCCGTGAGCTGGTGAAGGACCTCAGCGGATCGCTCCGCTGTCGAGTCCAGCTCTACCAGGTCGGCGCTCGCGACGAGGCGAAGATCCTGGGAGGCATCGGCCCGTGCGGCCTGACGCTCTGTTGCTCCACGTTCCTGACGGAATTCGCGCCCATCTCCATGAAGATGGCGAAGGACCAGAGCCTCTTCCTGAACCCGGTCAAGTTCTCGGGCGTGTGCGGCAAACTGATGTGCTGCCTGCGCTACGAGCACGACAACTACGTCGAAACCAAGCAGCGCCTGCCGCAGATCGGTGACCTGGTGATGACGCCCCGCGGTCAGGGCCGCGTGCTTGAGGTCAACATCGTTCGCGAGAACGTGCTGGTGCAGCTCACCGAGAGCGAGGTTCACCTTACGTTTGGCGCCGGCGAGGTGACTCCGCAGCGTACGGAGCGCTGCCCGTCGTGCAAGGGCTGCTCGGTCGGCCGAATGCAGAGCGACTACGACGACGCGGCGGCCGAACCGCCAACCTGA